The following coding sequences lie in one Flavobacterium sediminis genomic window:
- the eno gene encoding phosphopyruvate hydratase, producing the protein MSIIIKVHARQILDSRGNPTVEVDVVTENGVLGRAAVPSGASTGEHEAVELRDGGKDYMGKGVLKAVENVNTKIAAEVIGMSVFEQNAIDKAMIELDGTANKSNLGANAILGVSLAVAKAAANELGLPLYRYVGGVSANTLPVPMMNIINGGSHSDAPIAFQEFMIMPVKAKNFTHAMQMGTEIFHNLKKVLHDRNLSTAVGDEGGFAPNLAGGTEDALDSIKLAVEKAGYTFGGDVKVALDCASSEFYVDGKYDYAKFEGETGKVRTSAEQAEYLAELAAKYPIVSIEDGMYEDDWEGWKLLTEKIGDKVQLVGDDLFVTNVERLSRGISEGIANSILIKVNQIGTLTETIAAVNMAHNAGYTSVMSHRSGETEDNTIADLAVALNCGQIKTGSASRSDRMAKYNQLLRIEEELGEVAYFPQENAFKVK; encoded by the coding sequence ATGAGCATTATTATAAAAGTACATGCGAGACAAATTTTGGATTCCAGAGGAAATCCTACAGTTGAAGTGGATGTAGTAACAGAGAATGGAGTTTTAGGGAGAGCCGCTGTGCCAAGCGGAGCTTCAACCGGTGAACATGAAGCAGTTGAATTACGTGATGGTGGAAAAGATTATATGGGAAAAGGCGTGTTGAAAGCTGTAGAGAATGTAAATACTAAAATTGCTGCTGAAGTAATAGGGATGTCTGTTTTTGAGCAAAATGCTATTGACAAAGCCATGATAGAACTTGACGGAACTGCAAATAAATCTAATCTGGGTGCAAATGCGATCTTAGGTGTTTCCTTAGCAGTAGCTAAAGCTGCGGCTAATGAACTTGGATTGCCATTGTATCGTTACGTTGGGGGTGTTTCTGCAAACACTTTGCCGGTGCCGATGATGAATATTATTAATGGAGGTTCGCATTCTGATGCGCCAATTGCATTTCAAGAGTTTATGATTATGCCGGTTAAGGCTAAAAACTTTACACATGCTATGCAAATGGGAACAGAGATCTTCCATAACCTTAAAAAAGTATTACACGACAGAAATCTTTCTACAGCAGTAGGAGATGAAGGAGGTTTTGCTCCTAATCTGGCAGGAGGAACTGAAGATGCTTTAGACTCAATTAAATTAGCAGTAGAAAAAGCAGGTTATACATTCGGTGGCGACGTGAAAGTTGCTTTAGACTGTGCTTCTTCTGAATTTTATGTAGACGGAAAATACGATTATGCTAAATTTGAAGGCGAAACAGGTAAAGTAAGAACTTCAGCTGAGCAAGCAGAATATTTGGCAGAATTAGCAGCTAAATACCCGATTGTTTCTATCGAAGACGGTATGTACGAAGACGATTGGGAAGGATGGAAATTATTGACAGAAAAAATCGGTGATAAAGTGCAGTTAGTAGGTGATGATTTATTTGTTACGAATGTAGAACGTTTGTCAAGAGGTATTTCAGAAGGTATTGCTAATTCAATTTTGATAAAAGTAAACCAGATAGGTACATTGACAGAAACTATTGCAGCTGTGAATATGGCACACAATGCAGGATATACTTCCGTAATGAGTCACCGTTCAGGGGAAACAGAAGACAATACGATTGCAGATTTAGCAGTAGCGCTAAATTGTGGTCAGATCAAAACCGGATCTGCCTCACGTTCAGATCGTATGGCGAAGTATAACCAGTTATTACGCATTGAAGAAGAGTTAGGAGAAGTAGCTTATTTTCCGCAAGAAAATGCTTTTAAAGTGAAGTAA
- the rpsE gene encoding 30S ribosomal protein S5, whose product MYQKYKNVELVKPSGLELKDRLVSVNRVTKVTKGGRAFGFSAIVVVGDESGVVGHGLGKSKDVSEAIAKAVEDAKKNLVRVPLNGVTVPHEQKGKYGGARVYLMPASHGTGVIAGGAVRAVLESVGIHDVLSKSQGSSNPHNVVKATFDALLQMRSAATVAKQRGVSLDKVFKG is encoded by the coding sequence ATGTATCAAAAATATAAAAATGTAGAGCTAGTAAAACCAAGTGGTCTTGAATTAAAAGATCGTTTGGTTAGTGTAAATCGTGTTACTAAAGTTACTAAAGGTGGTAGAGCATTCGGTTTCTCTGCTATCGTAGTAGTAGGTGATGAGAGTGGAGTTGTAGGACACGGATTAGGAAAATCTAAAGATGTTTCTGAAGCTATTGCTAAAGCAGTAGAAGACGCAAAGAAAAATTTAGTTAGAGTTCCTTTGAATGGTGTTACTGTACCTCATGAGCAAAAAGGTAAGTATGGTGGGGCTAGAGTTTATTTAATGCCAGCATCTCATGGTACCGGAGTTATTGCCGGTGGTGCAGTGCGTGCGGTATTAGAGTCAGTAGGTATTCACGATGTATTATCTAAATCTCAAGGTTCATCTAATCCTCATAACGTTGTTAAAGCTACTTTTGATGCTTTGTTACAAATGAGAAGTGCTGCAACTGTTGCTAAACAAAGAGGCGTGTCTCTTGATAAAGTATTTAAAGGATAA
- the infA gene encoding translation initiation factor IF-1, whose product MAKQSAIEQDGTIVEALSNAMFRVELENGHVVIAHISGKMRMHYIKLLPGDKVKLEMSPYDLTKARITYRY is encoded by the coding sequence ATGGCAAAACAATCAGCAATAGAACAAGACGGAACAATTGTAGAAGCATTGTCAAATGCAATGTTCCGAGTAGAGTTAGAAAACGGACATGTTGTAATTGCTCATATTTCCGGTAAAATGCGTATGCATTATATTAAATTACTACCGGGAGATAAGGTAAAACTTGAAATGAGCCCTTACGATTTAACAAAAGCAAGAATTACATATAGATACTAA
- a CDS encoding DNA-directed RNA polymerase subunit alpha — protein MALFNFQKPDKVIMIDSTDFEGKFEFRPLEPGYGLTVGNALRRVLLSSLEGYAITSVRIEGVEHEFSTISGVVEDVTEIILNLKQARFKRQIEDVDNESVSISLSGKEQITAGDFQKFISGFQVLNPDLVICTLDSKTTINMELTIEKGRGYVPAEENKKANAPIGTIFTDSIYTPVKNVKYSIENYRVEQKTDYEKLVFEIVTDGSIHPKDALTEAAKTLIHHFMLFSDERITLEADEIAQTESYDEESLHMRQLLKTKLVDMDLSVRALNCLKAAEVDTLGDLVSFNKNDLMKFRNFGKKSLTELDELVASKGLNFGMDLSKYKLDKE, from the coding sequence ATGGCATTATTTAATTTTCAAAAGCCCGATAAAGTTATCATGATCGATTCAACCGATTTTGAAGGTAAGTTTGAATTCAGACCTTTAGAACCGGGATACGGATTGACTGTTGGTAATGCATTAAGAAGAGTTTTACTTTCTTCATTAGAAGGTTACGCAATTACATCTGTTAGAATTGAAGGAGTTGAGCATGAATTCTCAACAATTTCTGGTGTAGTTGAAGATGTTACAGAAATTATCCTTAACTTAAAGCAAGCACGTTTCAAAAGACAAATTGAAGACGTTGATAATGAATCTGTTTCAATTTCACTTTCTGGTAAAGAGCAAATTACAGCTGGAGATTTTCAAAAATTCATCTCTGGTTTCCAGGTGTTAAATCCGGATTTAGTAATTTGTACTTTAGATAGTAAAACAACTATCAACATGGAACTTACTATCGAAAAAGGTAGAGGTTATGTTCCTGCTGAAGAAAACAAAAAAGCAAACGCGCCTATTGGAACTATTTTTACAGATTCTATCTATACACCGGTAAAAAATGTAAAATATTCAATTGAAAACTACCGTGTAGAGCAAAAAACTGACTACGAAAAATTAGTTTTTGAAATCGTTACCGACGGATCAATTCATCCAAAAGACGCTTTAACTGAAGCAGCTAAAACGTTGATTCACCACTTTATGTTGTTTTCTGATGAGAGAATTACATTAGAGGCTGATGAAATTGCTCAAACGGAATCATACGACGAAGAATCTTTACACATGCGTCAGTTGTTAAAGACTAAATTGGTAGATATGGATTTGTCTGTAAGAGCATTAAATTGTTTGAAAGCGGCTGAAGTAGATACATTAGGAGACTTGGTTTCTTTCAATAAAAACGACTTAATGAAATTCCGTAATTTTGGTAAAAAATCTTTAACTGAGCTAGACGAATTAGTAGCTTCTAAAGGTTTGAACTTCGGAATGGATTTAAGCAAATATAAATTAGATAAAGAATAA
- the rplF gene encoding 50S ribosomal protein L6 — protein MSRIGKNPIAIPAGVTVEVKDAVVIVKGKLGELSQEFSDVTVKVEDNNVVVERSSDNKSERAKHGLYRALINNMVVGVSEGFTKELELVGVGYRASNQGQKLDLALGYSHNIVLDIAPEVKVETVSEKGKNPIVKLSSFDKQLLGQVSAKIRSFRKPEPYKGKGVKFVGEVLRRKAGKSA, from the coding sequence ATGTCAAGAATAGGTAAAAATCCAATTGCAATTCCAGCAGGAGTAACTGTAGAAGTGAAAGATGCTGTAGTTATAGTAAAAGGAAAATTAGGCGAGCTTTCTCAAGAGTTTTCTGATGTGACGGTAAAAGTTGAGGACAACAATGTTGTTGTTGAGCGTTCATCAGATAACAAAAGTGAGAGAGCGAAACATGGATTATATCGTGCTCTTATCAATAATATGGTTGTAGGAGTTTCAGAAGGTTTTACTAAGGAGTTAGAATTAGTGGGTGTTGGTTACCGTGCTTCAAATCAAGGGCAAAAACTTGATTTGGCATTAGGATACTCTCATAATATTGTTTTAGATATTGCTCCGGAAGTAAAAGTTGAAACAGTTTCTGAAAAAGGTAAAAATCCAATAGTGAAATTATCATCATTTGACAAACAATTATTAGGTCAGGTATCTGCTAAAATCAGATCTTTCCGTAAACCTGAGCCTTACAAAGGAAAAGGTGTTAAGTTTGTAGGTGAAGTATTAAGAAGAAAAGCAGGTAAATCAGCTTAA
- a CDS encoding citrate synthase: protein MSKTAILEIDGNKYEFPVIVGTENEAAIDIEKLRAATGAITIDPGYKNTGSCKSEITFLNGEEGVLRYRGYTIEDLAEKATFLEVSYLLIFGELPTASQLEKFENDIRKYTMVSEEMKSIIDGFPRTAHPMGVLSSLTSALTAFNPKSVNVENEKELYEAVCKTIGKFLVIATWTFRKRMGYPLNYYDNTKGYVENFMRLMFELPTGPYKVDPKVVAALDKLFILHADHEQNCSTSTVRIVGSSHAGLFASISAGVSALWGPLHGGANQAVLEMLQQIHDNGGDVAKFVLKAKDKNDPFRLMGFGHRVYKNFDPRAKIIKKAADDVLGTLGVEDPLLDIAKQLEKVALEDEYFKARNLYPNVDFYSGIIYRAMGIPVEMFTVLFAIGRLPGWIAQWKEMRLNKEPIGRPRQVYTGSPLRAFKEVKDR, encoded by the coding sequence ATGTCAAAAACTGCAATATTAGAGATCGATGGCAATAAATATGAGTTTCCTGTAATTGTAGGGACTGAAAATGAAGCTGCTATCGATATAGAGAAGTTGCGTGCTGCAACCGGTGCTATAACTATCGATCCTGGCTATAAAAATACAGGTTCTTGTAAAAGTGAAATCACTTTCCTAAACGGAGAAGAAGGTGTTTTGCGTTACAGAGGATACACGATCGAAGATTTAGCAGAAAAAGCTACGTTCCTAGAGGTGTCATATCTATTGATTTTTGGTGAATTGCCAACAGCTTCACAGCTTGAGAAGTTTGAAAATGACATCAGAAAATATACAATGGTTAGTGAAGAAATGAAGAGCATCATTGATGGTTTTCCAAGAACAGCCCACCCAATGGGAGTTTTGTCTTCATTGACAAGTGCTTTAACAGCATTCAATCCTAAGTCTGTAAATGTTGAAAATGAAAAAGAATTATACGAAGCTGTTTGTAAAACAATTGGTAAATTCTTAGTAATTGCAACTTGGACTTTCAGAAAGAGAATGGGATATCCTTTAAATTATTACGATAATACAAAAGGGTATGTAGAAAATTTCATGCGTTTGATGTTTGAATTACCGACAGGTCCTTACAAAGTAGATCCTAAAGTAGTTGCGGCATTAGACAAGTTGTTTATTTTGCATGCTGATCACGAACAAAACTGTTCAACGTCAACAGTTCGTATCGTAGGGTCATCTCATGCAGGTTTATTTGCTTCAATTTCTGCCGGAGTTTCTGCATTGTGGGGTCCGCTTCACGGAGGAGCTAATCAGGCAGTATTGGAAATGTTACAACAAATTCATGATAATGGAGGAGATGTTGCCAAATTCGTATTGAAAGCTAAAGATAAAAATGATCCGTTCCGTTTAATGGGATTCGGTCACCGTGTTTATAAAAACTTTGACCCGAGAGCTAAGATCATCAAAAAAGCTGCTGATGATGTATTAGGAACATTAGGAGTTGAAGATCCGTTATTAGACATTGCAAAACAATTAGAGAAAGTTGCTTTGGAAGACGAATATTTCAAAGCAAGAAATCTGTATCCTAATGTAGATTTCTATTCAGGAATTATTTACCGTGCAATGGGTATTCCTGTAGAAATGTTTACAGTATTGTTTGCAATCGGGCGTTTACCGGGTTGGATTGCTCAATGGAAAGAAATGCGTCTGAACAAAGAGCCGATAGGACGACCTCGTCAAGTATACACCGGTTCACCGCTTAGAGCTTTTAAAGAGGTGAAAGACAGATAA
- the rplQ gene encoding 50S ribosomal protein L17 yields MRHGKKVNHLGRKAGHRKAMLANMACSLIEHKRINTTVAKAKALKQFIEPLVTKSKEDTTHNRRIVFSYLRSKYAVTELFREVAAKVGDRPGGYTRIIKLGNRLGDNADMAMIELVDFNTIYNGGKKEVKKTTRRSRTKKTDAAPAAEAPATETSENTEATE; encoded by the coding sequence ATGAGACACGGAAAAAAAGTAAATCACTTAGGTAGAAAAGCAGGGCATAGAAAAGCTATGTTGGCTAATATGGCATGTTCGTTAATTGAACACAAAAGAATTAACACAACAGTTGCTAAAGCTAAAGCTTTAAAACAATTTATAGAGCCGCTAGTAACTAAGTCAAAAGAAGATACTACACATAACAGACGTATTGTTTTCTCTTATTTAAGAAGCAAATATGCTGTTACTGAATTATTCAGAGAAGTAGCTGCTAAAGTTGGTGATCGTCCGGGAGGATATACTCGTATCATAAAATTAGGAAACCGTTTAGGGGATAATGCAGATATGGCGATGATCGAACTTGTAGATTTTAACACAATCTATAACGGTGGTAAAAAAGAAGTTAAAAAGACTACTCGTCGTAGTAGAACTAAAAAGACCGATGCAGCTCCTGCAGCTGAAGCACCGGCAACTGAAACTTCTGAAAATACTGAAGCAACTGAATAA
- the rpsK gene encoding 30S ribosomal protein S11, with protein sequence MAKTTAKKRKVIVESSGEAHINATFNNIIISLTNKKGEVISWSSAGKMGFRGSKKNTPYAAQMAAEDCAKVALEAGLKKVKVYVKGPGNGRESAIRSIHNGGIEVTEIIDVTPIPHNGCRPPKRRRV encoded by the coding sequence ATGGCTAAGACAACAGCAAAAAAACGTAAAGTTATAGTTGAATCTTCTGGAGAAGCACATATTAATGCTACTTTTAACAACATAATCATTTCATTAACTAACAAAAAAGGTGAAGTGATCTCTTGGTCTTCGGCTGGTAAAATGGGCTTCAGAGGTTCTAAAAAGAACACTCCGTATGCAGCTCAAATGGCAGCAGAAGATTGCGCAAAAGTAGCACTAGAGGCTGGATTGAAAAAAGTAAAAGTTTACGTTAAAGGTCCAGGTAACGGTAGAGAATCAGCTATCCGTTCTATCCACAATGGTGGTATAGAAGTAACTGAAATCATCGATGTTACTCCAATTCCTCATAACGGATGTCGTCCTCCGAAAAGAAGAAGAGTTTAA
- the ykgO gene encoding type B 50S ribosomal protein L36, whose protein sequence is MKVRASVKKRSAECIIVRRKGRLYVINKKNPRFKQRQG, encoded by the coding sequence ATGAAAGTAAGAGCATCAGTAAAAAAGAGAAGTGCCGAGTGCATTATAGTGCGTAGAAAAGGAAGATTATACGTGATTAATAAAAAGAATCCTAGATTTAAACAAAGACAAGGATAA
- the carA gene encoding glutamine-hydrolyzing carbamoyl-phosphate synthase small subunit → MKYTNRKKAVLLLKDGTIFYGKSIGIEGKTFGEVAFNTGTTGYQEIFTDPSYYGQIMVTTNAHIGNYGVNDLEVESNGVKIAGLVCKNFSFNYSRERATESLLDYFQKQNLIAISDVDTRALVSYIRDNGAMNAVICTDDTSIDELKKLLAEVPDMNGLELASVVSAKEPYFFGNENATYKVSALDLGIKTNILRNLAARDCYIKVFPYDASYADLKSFNPDGYFLSNGPGDPEPLESAQQVARDILNENKPLFGICLGHQVIALANGISTYKMFNGHRGINHPVKNLITGKGEITSQNHGFAVSKEDLEKNTDFELTHVHLNDGTVAGMRMKSKNCFSVQYHPEASPGPHDSSYLFDQFVENIKASKN, encoded by the coding sequence ATGAAATACACAAATCGCAAAAAAGCTGTATTGCTATTAAAGGACGGTACTATTTTTTATGGTAAATCAATCGGAATCGAAGGTAAAACTTTCGGAGAAGTAGCATTTAATACCGGAACGACAGGCTATCAGGAGATCTTTACAGATCCGTCTTATTATGGTCAAATCATGGTGACTACTAATGCGCACATCGGAAATTATGGTGTAAATGACCTGGAAGTGGAATCCAATGGTGTGAAAATTGCCGGTTTGGTATGTAAAAATTTTAGTTTTAACTACTCAAGAGAAAGAGCAACGGAAAGTTTGTTGGATTACTTCCAAAAACAAAATCTGATCGCTATTTCAGATGTGGATACCAGAGCTTTAGTAAGCTATATTCGTGATAATGGTGCAATGAACGCTGTAATTTGTACAGATGATACGTCAATTGATGAATTGAAGAAACTTTTAGCTGAAGTGCCGGATATGAATGGATTAGAATTAGCTTCAGTAGTTTCAGCAAAAGAACCGTATTTTTTCGGTAACGAAAACGCAACATATAAAGTTTCAGCGTTAGATTTGGGGATCAAGACCAATATTTTGCGAAATCTGGCAGCAAGAGATTGCTATATTAAAGTTTTTCCTTATGATGCAAGTTATGCTGACCTGAAATCATTTAATCCTGATGGTTATTTCTTGTCGAATGGTCCCGGTGATCCCGAGCCGTTAGAGTCAGCACAACAGGTAGCTCGCGATATTTTGAACGAAAATAAGCCTCTTTTTGGTATTTGTCTGGGACATCAGGTAATTGCTTTGGCAAATGGAATTTCTACCTATAAAATGTTCAACGGACATAGAGGAATCAACCATCCGGTCAAAAATCTGATTACGGGAAAAGGCGAGATTACCTCTCAAAACCATGGTTTTGCGGTATCGAAAGAGGATTTGGAAAAGAATACAGATTTTGAATTGACTCATGTGCATCTTAATGATGGTACGGTTGCCGGTATGCGTATGAAATCTAAGAACTGTTTTTCAGTACAATATCACCCGGAAGCAAGTCCCGGACCACACGATTCTTCCTATCTTTTCGATCAGTTTGTTGAGAATATCAAGGCTTCGAAGAACTAA
- the rpsD gene encoding 30S ribosomal protein S4 codes for MARYTGPKTKIARKFGEAIFGDDKAFEKRNYPPGQHGLARKRGKKSEYAIQLMEKQKAKYTYGILEKQFRNLYEKASAASGVTGEILLQLCESRLDNVVFRMGVAPSRRAARQIVSHRHITVNGEVVNIPSYQLKPGDKVAIREKSKSLEAIERSLSNSAHVYEWITWNNDTKEGTFVAVPQRLQIPENIKEQLIVELYNK; via the coding sequence ATGGCAAGATATACTGGTCCTAAAACAAAAATCGCTCGTAAGTTTGGCGAAGCTATCTTCGGAGATGATAAAGCCTTCGAAAAAAGAAATTACCCTCCGGGACAACATGGTTTGGCTCGTAAAAGAGGTAAAAAATCTGAATATGCTATCCAGTTAATGGAAAAACAAAAAGCTAAATATACGTATGGTATTTTAGAAAAACAATTCAGAAATTTATATGAAAAAGCATCTGCTGCTTCTGGAGTAACAGGTGAAATCTTATTACAATTATGTGAATCACGTTTAGATAACGTTGTATTCCGTATGGGTGTTGCTCCTTCAAGAAGAGCAGCTCGTCAAATTGTATCTCACCGTCATATTACTGTAAATGGAGAGGTTGTTAATATTCCTTCTTATCAATTAAAACCTGGTGATAAAGTAGCTATACGCGAAAAATCAAAATCTCTTGAGGCAATTGAGCGTTCTTTATCTAATTCTGCTCACGTTTACGAGTGGATCACTTGGAACAACGACACTAAAGAAGGTACTTTTGTTGCCGTTCCGCAAAGATTACAAATTCCAGAAAATATCAAAGAACAACTAATCGTTGAGTTGTATAACAAATAA
- the rpsM gene encoding 30S ribosomal protein S13 has translation MARIAGVDVPKQKRGIIALTYIFGVGKSRAKDILAKAQVSEDKKVQDWNDDEISAIREAVSYYKIEGELRSEIQLNIKRLMDIGCQRGIRHRAGLPLRGQRTKNNSRTRKGKRKTVANKKKATK, from the coding sequence ATGGCAAGAATTGCAGGGGTAGATGTACCTAAACAAAAAAGAGGAATTATTGCTTTAACATACATTTTTGGTGTTGGTAAAAGCAGAGCTAAAGATATCTTAGCAAAAGCTCAAGTGAGCGAAGATAAAAAAGTTCAAGATTGGAATGATGATGAGATCAGTGCCATCCGTGAAGCTGTTTCATACTACAAGATTGAAGGTGAATTGCGTTCTGAGATTCAATTAAACATCAAACGTTTAATGGATATCGGATGTCAAAGAGGTATTCGTCACAGAGCTGGACTTCCGTTAAGAGGTCAAAGAACTAAGAATAATTCTAGAACTAGAAAAGGTAAGAGAAAAACTGTTGCTAACAAGAAAAAAGCAACTAAATAA
- the secY gene encoding preprotein translocase subunit SecY: MKKFIDSFINVWKIEELKNRILLTLGLLLVYRFGAQVTLPGIDATKLGNLTNQTNEGIGWLINVFTGGAFSQASVFALGIMPYISASIVVQLMGIAIPYLQKLQSDGESGRKKINQITRWLTIIITLVQGPGYIYNLYRTLPSDAFLLGVSSFSFLFSSVLIMVTGTIFAMWLGEKITDKGIGNGISLLIMVGIIARMPQAFIQEFMSRTSQESSGSIMMIVMEVILWFLVIIASILLVMAVRKIPVQYARRTVAGEFEQDMMGSRQFIPLKLNASGVMPIIFAQAIMFIPAAISGLAKESDTAQSLATMFKDPFGLVYNVVFALLIIIFTYFYTAITVPTNKMADDLKRSGGFIPGVRPGVETSDYLDKIMSLITFPGSIFLALIAILPAFVVSLLNVQGAWGYFYGGTSLLIMVGVAIDTIQQINTYLLNRHYDGLMKSGKNRKAVA; encoded by the coding sequence ATGAAGAAATTTATAGATTCTTTTATCAATGTCTGGAAAATTGAAGAGTTAAAAAACAGAATTTTGTTAACTCTAGGTTTGTTATTAGTGTATCGTTTCGGTGCTCAGGTAACACTTCCGGGTATTGATGCTACTAAATTGGGAAATCTTACTAACCAAACAAACGAAGGTATTGGTTGGTTAATCAATGTATTTACAGGAGGCGCGTTTTCGCAAGCCTCTGTATTTGCATTAGGTATCATGCCTTATATCTCTGCTTCTATCGTAGTTCAGTTGATGGGGATCGCTATTCCTTATCTGCAAAAATTACAGAGTGATGGAGAAAGCGGAAGAAAAAAGATTAACCAAATCACGAGATGGCTAACAATTATAATCACTTTGGTTCAAGGTCCGGGTTATATCTATAACTTATACAGAACCTTGCCTTCTGATGCGTTTTTGTTAGGTGTAAGCTCATTCTCATTCTTGTTCTCATCTGTTTTAATTATGGTGACAGGAACAATATTTGCTATGTGGTTAGGTGAAAAAATCACTGATAAAGGAATCGGAAACGGTATCTCTTTATTAATTATGGTGGGAATTATCGCCAGAATGCCGCAAGCATTTATTCAGGAATTCATGTCTCGTACGTCGCAAGAGTCTAGCGGAAGCATTATGATGATTGTGATGGAGGTGATTTTATGGTTCTTAGTGATCATTGCCAGTATCTTATTGGTTATGGCAGTGAGAAAAATTCCTGTGCAATATGCCAGAAGAACAGTAGCTGGTGAGTTTGAACAAGATATGATGGGTTCTAGACAGTTTATACCTTTGAAGCTAAATGCTTCAGGTGTAATGCCGATTATCTTTGCACAGGCTATTATGTTCATTCCAGCTGCAATTTCCGGATTAGCAAAAGAATCTGACACGGCACAATCGTTGGCCACCATGTTTAAAGATCCGTTCGGATTGGTTTATAATGTGGTATTTGCTTTGTTAATTATAATTTTTACGTATTTTTACACCGCAATTACCGTACCGACAAACAAAATGGCTGATGACTTGAAAAGAAGTGGTGGTTTTATACCAGGGGTAAGACCAGGGGTTGAGACTAGTGATTATCTGGACAAGATTATGTCGTTAATAACCTTTCCGGGTTCTATTTTCTTAGCATTGATTGCGATTTTACCTGCATTCGTGGTAAGTTTATTGAACGTTCAAGGTGCTTGGGGTTATTTTTATGGAGGTACATCTTTACTAATTATGGTGGGGGTTGCTATTGATACTATTCAACAAATTAATACCTATTTATTGAATAGACATTATGATGGTTTGATGAAAAGTGGTAAAAATAGAAAAGCAGTAGCTTAA
- the rplO gene encoding 50S ribosomal protein L15: MNLSNLQPAEGSVHNQNKRVGRGQGSGKGGTSTRGHKGAKSRSGYSKKIGFEGGQMPLQRRVPKFGFKNINRVEYQGVNLDTIQYLVDNGIITDTVDFDVLVENRLATKNSLVKILGRGELKAKLKVSAHKFTASAKAAIEAAGGEAVTL; the protein is encoded by the coding sequence ATGAATTTAAGTAACTTACAGCCAGCTGAAGGTTCAGTTCACAACCAAAATAAAAGAGTAGGTAGAGGACAAGGTTCCGGTAAAGGTGGTACTTCGACAAGAGGTCACAAAGGAGCAAAGTCACGTTCTGGTTATTCTAAGAAAATTGGTTTCGAAGGTGGTCAAATGCCACTTCAAAGACGTGTACCTAAGTTTGGATTTAAAAATATTAACAGAGTTGAGTATCAAGGTGTGAACTTAGATACAATTCAATATTTAGTAGATAATGGTATTATTACTGATACTGTTGATTTCGACGTATTAGTAGAAAATCGTTTAGCTACAAAAAATAGCTTAGTAAAGATTTTAGGTAGAGGTGAGCTAAAAGCTAAACTTAAAGTTAGTGCTCACAAATTTACTGCCTCTGCAAAAGCTGCAATAGAAGCTGCTGGTGGAGAAGCTGTAACTTTATAA
- the rplR gene encoding 50S ribosomal protein L18: protein MSLTKTERRQRIKFRIRKIVSGTAAQPRLSVFRSNKEIYAQVIDDVNGVTLAYASSRDKEVAKGTKTEIANAVGKLVAERALKSGISEISFDRGGYLYHGRVKSLAEGAREAGLKF from the coding sequence ATGTCATTAACAAAAACTGAAAGAAGACAAAGAATTAAATTCAGAATTAGAAAGATTGTTAGCGGTACTGCTGCACAACCTAGACTTTCTGTATTTAGATCTAATAAAGAGATCTATGCGCAAGTCATAGATGACGTAAACGGTGTTACATTAGCTTATGCATCTTCTCGTGATAAAGAAGTTGCAAAAGGTACAAAAACTGAAATTGCTAACGCAGTAGGTAAATTAGTAGCTGAAAGAGCTCTTAAATCAGGTATTAGTGAAATCTCTTTTGATAGAGGTGGATATTTGTACCATGGACGTGTTAAATCATTAGCAGAAGGAGCTAGAGAAGCTGGACTAAAATTCTAA
- the rpmD gene encoding 50S ribosomal protein L30: protein MAKILVKQVKSRINCPETQKRTLDSLGLRKIGQVVEHDASPAVLGMVNKVKHLVSVEETK, encoded by the coding sequence ATGGCAAAAATTTTAGTAAAACAAGTAAAAAGTAGAATTAACTGTCCGGAGACTCAAAAAAGAACATTAGATTCTTTAGGTTTAAGAAAAATCGGACAAGTTGTTGAGCATGACGCAAGTCCTGCTGTCCTTGGAATGGTAAATAAAGTTAAACACTTAGTTTCTGTTGAAGAAACTAAATAA